Genomic window (Mobula hypostoma chromosome 25, sMobHyp1.1, whole genome shotgun sequence):
aaatatacctaatgacttgactTTCTCAGTAGTCTGCAGGAATGAATTTCAAAGGTTAAGTAAATTCCtccatctgttctaaaagggccaccttcttttctgaggttgtgcctccCAGACTCCACCATGTATACTCCTCGATTTatgactttcaatattcaataggttaatCATGAGATGCATAGAGTAAATGTGCACAGTACTTTCCCCAGGAGAAAGGAATCAAAAATAGGTTTAAGGtgggagtggttgaggcaggtacagtaacatTTCAAAGAAATTTGAACAGGAAttaagagcagaatttggcccattgaatatCTTTAGGATAGAACAGTAGATTTTTTTGGACTTCAATGCATTCAACAACAGGATAATTCATGAGTCCATATTGAAATGACAGTACATTCAAATTAAGTTTTGGAATGTAGATTATCAATTGAACCATTAGCTTTCATTGAAGGGAAAAGCAGGTGATCCTGTTGTGCAGATAATTTTCATCTCTATTGCATTCCCAGCTGTTCTCTTAACATGCCATTTGTTTAGATTATATTTTCTAACAAATTATGACAAGGAAGCTTCACACAAGCCAAGCTTAACATTGTTCTGAATCATTGAACAGATTGAGAGATGCAACTGGGAATAATTCAAACCACCTTAGATTAAAAGCTTAAATTAACATTTCGTATTACTCCCTAAACCCTAGCAAAATTCCAAACCTCCACCAATAGCCTAAATAATTTTATAATATTGCATAATAATGGAAAAATGTAAATTTTATTTAAATCAAATTCTACAAAAACTTACACGCAAGATTGAATGATTCCATAGTATGTCATTAACTGATCTTTATATACACAACAAATGAAGACGAAGTTTGTACAATAGACATACCAATTTGTTTCATATGGCTAATTTTTCTATGCCATGCAAGGACTTTTAAGTTATCAGCAAACTAGTTTACAAATGTGCGAAGCTTGTGCAGAAAATATAAACTTAACTGCACAACATGTGATAGTTAACAGCATTAAACTCTAGAAAATATATTGGTTAGGGTTAATAATGTATTAAAATTAAGTAGAAAAGCAGCAGGGTGAAGTCAGTTCTTGGCATTTCAATATGAACTCAGCttttacttttttaaaacttAAATCAGATCATTCCTGTTGGATCAATGAATAAAACATAATGTTTCAGGCAGTGTACTAGTGGTCTCCACCACTTAGTTAGGATGCAGCAGAATATACACTATTCAGTACAATGGAACAAAATGGCCTTCTGTGCTGCCTGTTTCCATGATAGCTTAATATTAATTCAACATTACAGCAGcataaaatgaaacaaaaacaatTTTAAGTCACTTAGTTCATAAGAACGAGTAACTTAAGACAGTGAAATTACACAATCAAGGTTTACAATATGCAGAATTTTAAAACAATGTCATGGCACATGGCAAAATGTCCAGCTGCAACCCTGAGACAAATGCAGCCATATTTTAATGAATATAACAAGAAAGATCTACAATTTTACATTGATAGTTGCCTAAAACACCCATAAATGATGTTTGCATCTTTGAGAAACTATATACAACTCTCCTGTTGGAAGAATATTTACATAGTGCCTTTCACTTGCATGAGATGTGCCAAGATCAATAAAGACTTTTAATTAGTCAACTTTTATAACAAAACCCAAATTTTTTTTGTTACACAATTTGGGAGTTTTTTTTTCAAGCAACTTCACCTTTTCTTCAATCAATAAGCAGACATCTTTCCAAGGAAAACTGAGCAATTTATCATGAGGGAAATGTTGACCAATTTACAAGGAACCAATGTCAAACAGAAAAATATTTCAGTCAAGATTTGAGTTTTGCTGAATTCATAGAATATGtactattatttttttaaaatagcttTGGTACCTAAAAATAGTAGAAGAATATTTTTcacattttaatttccatttcaTAAGGAGCTGGTAGTGTTTCAGGGTCCACAATGCCCTTGACACATGGCAGAACCAGTGTGAACTTGTACTTTCATTTCTTAGGAGCAGATTGTTAACTTGCATCTTCAGGTTCCAGATAACACACACACATTTGATCCTTACTCATTAGAATTAAGGAGTCTCCACTGGGATGCCATTGCAGTGATAAAACCTGGAAACTTCCTGCAGAAAGAGTTCAGATTTTAGAAAGATATCAAGGGAAAAGTAGTACTAGTTAAGAAAGCACAAAATATACATTCAGAAGTCTTTAGACTCTTCAGTGCCTCTATCTTTACCTTCAGCTGGTACTTGCACAGATAGACACCCTGCAGGAGACCACAGGTAGACTTTGTTGCTGCCAGTACAGATGGCCAACCGGGCTCTACGTGGGTCCCACTGGAAGGATCTCACAGCAGATATTTGTTCCAAAACCACAAATTGCTTCAGCCTCTGAGCATCCCATATCCACACAGTATTTGGCATGTTATCTTGTACAGGAGAAAAAGACAGGATAAGTGAACTATCCTGTTATTTGTTACAATTAATAAAAAAGGGAACATAATGTTACAAACGAGGATTATCAAGATTCCAATGATTCTTTTTAAGTTAGCCTACAAAGAAAGTGGTAAACAAAAGTACATTAAAAATATCCTATTATCAATCATACTAAGTATTAAATGTAGTCATTTGTAAAGGGAGGAATTCTAAGGAATACATTTTGCCAAAGCTTTAGTTGAGCATCCAAAAATGCTACATTGACTGCAGGTTATAGTAAGGAATGAAAATGTTAAAAGTTCCAGAATTTAACACATCTTCCAGCCAAGAGTTCATCAAAtgcaaagtaaaacaaaaacaacTGTTGCTTCATATAAAACATAACTGAAAGCACTGCTTCCTGTGTAGAGATATTTTACATCATATGGTGAGTGTGCTGACCACAATAAATGACACAATTCTCAAAAATTAAACTTAACAAAAGTTCAACAGCAGGGAACAATTTagtccagcaaaaaaaaatgtacagCAAATTAACTCCCTTAGCATTATTCCAAACAAAGGCACAGACTGCTTAGGAAAAAAACTACAGAGGCAGCTTCACGCACTGTAGTGAACAAACACTAAAATAAAATGACAGAAGACTCCGAGGGCATTTTCACTTCAGCCTTTTCTCTTGCTAGAGGTGCCTGCCTCCATCCATATGCTGCTAATTACAAACACAACTGAATGTGTGCATTTTACACCATTCTGCACATTCCCTGCAAGGTCAGTACTACTTTCAAACACAATTTAGAAAACTAAATATGCACACCAATTCAAACTGCCATTCCTAATTGCAGATCAAGTCTTAAAGTCTACTAAAATGATTTTTAACCCACCATATTGCTCCTACTAACATACCATTTCTGGTTGCCAAGAAACGGTTGTCTGGACTGAAGGCAATCATCCCAACACCCAGTTTAGGATTTGCGCGATCTGGATCAGGCTTCACTATTGGGACTTGAACTGGAGGCTGGCAAATCTCATCTGAAAAGAAAGAATCAGTAAGAGAAAGATAAATGTAGTGTTTTAACTAAATATGACAATGAGCCCTGCAAATTACCACAGGAAAAGTGAAGTTTTGTTTTGGGATCTTTTGAAGTACTAGAATGACAACATTTCTACTCACTAAACAAATCTGACTTGGATATTTTACTTCCCACAAGCTCAAAAATTTCTGATACCACAGCTATTCTTGGAAGTAAATACTAAAAAGCATGTTAGCATTCGGAttggggagatttgaaagagacaCTGAGATTTGAACTGCATGCATAATACAGAAGGGAGCTGACAGCTTCAGCATTAGTAAGTGAGAAGGTGGAGTTTGAACTCAGTAGGAGGTTTAGGTGTCCAAAGGAGAAAAATTAACCCTTATGTCTGACGATACATGATTTTATTGCACATGAGCACTGGGCTCTGTACAATAATATCATGCACTCAGAAATACCAGTCATAGTgacatactgcacagaaacaggcccttcaatctaCCAACTCGGCACTCAAACCTGAAAATGGCTTTCAGTATGCAAGTTTGAACAAGCTTGTTTTGGTCCTTCAAGTCTGGTCATTTGCTGAATGTACAGATTAACTGTGGGACAGTGATTTATTATGACAAAATGATCCTCAAGAGAAAAGAATTGGGTATACTATACTAACAGTCATACTTTTACTTGGGCCACACATTCACAAAGGCCTCCTTATTTAGAGGCAATAGAATTTGAGAAGAGTTTAACTAATACAACAACCTGCAGGCAAAGGAGTTTATTTGTTCGATGCAGATTTGCATGTCAAAAAAGGAAGAACGCTCGAAAAAGATCAATTCACCAAGCTTCTGTTTTTCCAAATAAAGATTGTGTGGGCTGAATATGGTTGTGAAATTGTGTGAAGTAACAGCTGGTGGGCTGTGATTATCTAAAAATCAGATGTATTCCAGGAGTGTATATTCACtttcacatactgtacatattTGGTTTTACCTCACAACAGTGCTTAGAAAAGTTAAACTAAATTTAGCTTAAATTGCTTTACAAGATTCTGTTGGAGTGCGAGCAAGTGTGGAAGGGGAATAACGTTTTAAACACATTTACTTAATTTGCTTGACCTTCTGTCAGAAAACCAAAGAGGAAATATCTCATTGCTATATTTACAAGTTTAAAACTGCAGACCAATTTAAAAACTTTACAGCTAAAGACAAGGCACAGAAAGTGGGTCAAAACaagattacagatgctggaatctcaagTAAGAAGAAACaaactgttggaagaactcagcagattgagTCACATCTATGGAGGCAATGACACTCTGCAAAGTAAGTGCGAAGCTGAGCCCAAGTAATTGGAACCTTACTGATACAATTTCTTAATTGTGCTGAATGAACTGAGCAATCAATAGGAATGCTCCAATAAAATCACAGCCTCCTGGGCTAGCTGGTGGGGATTAGAGATATGAAGTAGGCTTTTTGCTATCTGCCATAAATAGAATAACAAATTCTGGGCCTGAACAGATCAGGTTCAATCCACCAAGTGCAATTTCCCATCTGCTAAATCAACAAACTATGTTCTTATGGAGAAATTTCTGTGCACTTCCTTTCAGAGACAGTAGGCAGTATGAAGAAATAGTAACAATGAACATTTCATGGGTAACACATTAATGATGAAAATAGATAAGTaacaagattcagatttatttatcacatgtacgtcaaaacgcAAACGTTTGTATCAATGACCTAAGGCTGCCCACAAATGTCACTACACCTTCTGGCGCCAACTCAGCACATCCacagtgctcagcagaacaacacacaacataacaaaacaagcccctctcctcccctcccaacaACACACTTGGACAGTCCTCCAACTTGTCAGGGCTCAAGGCCTCAGCTATTAGGGTTTGACTTACGATCTTTGGTATCGACTGCTGGACTAGTTGATGGCAGGACCCCGAACTACAGGCTCGCCAATGGACtggccctcatgcctcctgcttGAACTCACCCACCGGGCTCAACTAACATCCACAGATGTCCTTCATCACCAGCCCACGTAGCTGGCCTTCCACAGTGTAGTGGAGGCCGAGACTCCAGATGTCCTTCGTCACCTGCACACATTACTGGACTTCAAACATGGAGCCTGGAGCAAAGGCATGCCTTCTAACCTCCCCACATCTTtgaccctaaaccctaacctgacctgcACCTCCCATCTCTGTCCCCAAACCATCTCTATGAACTTAAAAATAAACTAATTGTATACTATTACTTACATTTACTTTCTGAGCTGAACAAGGAACTTGCTCCAGTTGCAAGTGGAGGAAGTGACAAAACTCCAGCAGCAATGTCTGGGCGACTTTCAACCTCCTTATATATAACCTATAAGCAGAGAGGGGGGAGTTAGAAACTGCCACAGCAATAATCTCTTATGCTTGCTTTTCTTACCTGCAACTGAAGATAACTAAGAAAGTACAACATACACGGAGGCTACCAAGCGATTGGGGTAAGCATGGAGACTGCCATGCCCATGGTCATGCAAGGATGTAGTATTCCAGTACTTAGCTAATTACAGCTTCAGATTCCAAATTATCTTCTTTTGTACTGAGTTGGCTGTTTTGGTTAATGCAGTGATTTAATATTTTGCAATTTCACCCAGAGTGGGAGAAATTCAAAACAGAATCTCCCAAACTTCTATGGAACAGGTAGTCTACCTTTTCTAATATTGTTCCACACTGACTTAAATACGTTATTCTTTTCCCCCCATCATTCCGAACCATGAAAAAAGCAGACTTAGAACATGGGAGAAAGTCTCAATTGCAtaaggaagcaaatgaagaacatTTGTATACATTTGACTTTCACCATTCTGATTGCTGATCTTGTCTACTTATTCAGATGGACTATAATGCAATATAGTCCAGTACTGGAATAATTACCTCTCCAGCTTACAAATATTTCAGTAACAATTTGGCTATGTTATTTGTTACAGAACTTAAACTCTACTTAACATTCATCACAAATTACCTTCATGGACTGATAAATACTAATTACTTGAATATCAAGCATCTTAAAGTTCTTAATAAGATCTAATGAATTTTAATGATGTTGCCAAGTCCAGTTATCATTCTACATTATTGATAAACATAGATAATATAAGGTAAATTTCATTTTTTGGTGACTTTGGCCGTGGAATAAACTTTAATCAAATTAACCAAAGAACTCCTTTCTCTTATTTTGAAAGTGTCAGGGAATGTTTAAGGTCTCTTGAACAGGCATATGGGATTTAGTTTAATGCCCAACCACTTAACATTTATAATGCTAGAGTACCACTAAAACACTGGAGTATCTGCAGAAAATTGTTCAAACATTCAAAAGCAGCAGCTTTTTCAACTCAAACATTGTTCTTTCATTTCAAATAACCCACTCCCACCCTAATTTAGAAAGAACCACTTACTTACACTTTTAGAATCTTTGATAATTGGAAGATGTTCCAATTCCACAATCATTCTCCAGGTCACATGATTTAAAATTCTTACCTAATTCATTGTGAGATCATTATAATTAAAATTTCTTTAAATAACAAAATTCACATAGAATATTTCAGAATAATTAAGGTCAAAAATTCTCAAAAGAGGGGCTCTTTATCTTAGCAAAAGTTggacaaaactgttcacaatactcaaggcgaagcctcaccaatgtcttataaagcctcagcatcacatccttgctcttgtattctagacctcttgaaatgaatgctaacatggcatttgccttcctcaccatccactcgacctgcaaattaagctttagggtgttctgcacgaggcctcccaagtccctttgcatctcagatttttggattttctccccatttagaaaatagtctgcacatttatttctactaccaaagtgcatgaccatgcattttccaacattgtatttcatttgccactttcttgcacattctcctaatctgtctaagtccttctgcatcccacctgtttcctcaacactaccagccccttcaccaatcttcgtatgatctgcaaacttgatAACTAGCTTTTTTCCACCTCTCCCTCCATAACTGTTGCTGCATATTTTGCTTTAATGTATAAATTTTGATTATGATTTCCCATCATAATCCATCTAAGCCAAATGTTCTGTAATTTCTCTCAGGAGACCTTTCCACCTCTCTAAGACTTTGCTAGAAAGTCACCTTGTTGTCAAAGCTTTCAGCAACACTTCTTAAAGCCACAGTCCCAAATAACATTTAGTTCTGCATCAATTTTTGTCTCGTTATGTCCCTTGTGAAGTCCAGTGGGTGGGTTTGTTatattatatggtgacatatatgtactttgatcattttactttgaactacatATATACcgtcaaatgaaacaacattcctttggaccaaaacacagtacatacaactcaCAGACAACAAAGGTAATATTACCACTAAGAGTCCTCTCTGAAAATGTTTGTTGACATTTATTTGCTTTCACCGATTTCTGACAAGATTTGTTAGTTGGCTATTAACTTTCTATTTCACATCTCTTACCTTTTCATCATAGCTGCCAATGGCCAGAAACTGGCTGCTCGGACTCCATGCAACAGATTTCACACCAAGAGACCACTGGTATGCACTGTATGTGGACAGCAAGCGCCCATCCAATGAGTATAAGAGGACTTTATACTGGAAGGACCAAAAAAGATATTACTCAGTATTGAGGGTGGCAAATGTGTGGGGTGAGGTACAAAAAACTAATCAAAGCAATTCTACATATTGAAGTGTGTAAGAAATCAAAAGGAATTTCATTTAAGAGTCGagagtggcagaggggaagtcaGTACTCAGAAACTTGAGTTCGTTCTGCCAATTCCTACACTTCGTCATTAATGTTTAAGTAAAAACCATCTTGCATCTCTCTGCCATATTTTAGATCTTCTGTACATTCAAATCATTTTACAgccaattcaagttcaagtttattgtcatcaacCATACAACTTCACTCTACCCATTCCtgaatgttctcacaacctatggattcactttctaggatccttcatctcatgttcccaatatttattacttatttattattatttagtttttGTACTTACACAGTTTATCTTTTGAACATGAGTtggatgcccaagttggtgtggtctttatTGATTCTATAATCgttattattctatcatggatttattgagtatgccctaagaaaatgaatctcagggttgtgtatggtgacatgtatatactttgataatacatttactttgaacttgcatATATGCCGCTAAATATATTTAGGCATATATtttaagggaggagaagatggcggcgcaacggcagcacgcacggcctctccggtgatgaatatctgttatctgtcaagtaggggactgtgcacaattctgatttgatggagacggatgtgagagtacagaggaacatctggaaaacttctgaaatgcctgcttcactgccactgctgctgctactgtgtggtaaccagaatctccgaagctgaaggccccgaaatcctcggctttgcttgtttcagcggccggggctaggttgaaggcactcggcagaggatggcgctcaggaggctatATCGGAGGGGccggtcggaggcttgaagttttcggatgtatggactcagtgtcggctgtgatcggctgcttccaaggcatcggccagttgacggtgcctggaggtttatggcagggagtttctcccttttgccgcctgctatcgggaactcgggagtcgatcgactcagaggctttgagattttttttttaccgtgcccatggtttgttcttcatcaaattatggtactgctttgcattgctgtaactatatcttataattatgtggttctgtcagtgttagtctttggtttgtcctgttttctgtgatatcactccggagaaacattgtatcatttcttaatgcatgtatgcatttctaagtgacaatagaagaggactgagtgttctcgtaatctaaatgaaacaatgttcctctggaccaaggtgcacaacacagtatatataactcacacacaaagataatattaccacaaataaattaacaagtaataaaATGCATTTATGACACTAGTCAAACAGTCAGCAGTATATACTACTGCTGCTTCATACACGATGAGATGTGGATGGTGCCAGGGAGTTCTGGAGATTCATGACCTGGAGGAGAAAGCTATTTCTAACAatctaatgctacagtacctcctgcctgattgtcagatgggagggatcattgacaatgctaataTTTCAAAGCCAATGAAATTCTTTGAAAGCTATTATCACCGATGTATCAGATAATTTCAAAAAGTTCCATCAAAAGGCACACTAAATTATTTGGAAGTGGGTTTAAAAATGATTTTAGTTGAAGGGATAAATGTTGATCAAAACATCAGAActtctttttcttcaatagtAGCTGCTAATATCCACTTGGAAGCATTGACATACCTTTTGTTTGATGTTTCAGTACAGTGATGATACCCATAATCTACTTGTTCAGAGGTAAGTATGTTGTCACTGAATCAGGGCTGATACTTGAGGATATCTCAATGCAAGCTCTCCCATTTTGAACTTGATggctttggagtttagaagaataagagaatTTGCTTGAAACCCACTGAATATTAAAGGCTGGGCTAGactagacatggagaggatagtgagagagtctaggaccagagggcacagcctcgaatAGAAAGATGGCTCTCtaaatcagagatgaggaggagtttcttaagccagagggtggtgaatctgtggaattaattgccacagacggctatggaggtcaagttattgggtatatttaaagtggaggttgataggttcttgaccagtaagggcatcaaagattatgcagagaaggcaggagaatgggttgggaGTGAAGataatcggccatgattgaacgCCAGACCAGACTCAATTGGCTGAATgacataattctgctcttatgtcttatggccaAATGGACTACATGTTGGTGTGATTTTAACATTTCAAATTCTGTTCTATTAAAAGGCCAAGAACTCCATGTTAACCATTTCCTGTTGACTGGTAAACTTTATCCCAAATTTACTGCAAAACATTCAGTTATTTTAAGGGAAGTAACGTTTCATGCTATTTGACAGTTATCAAATATTTGAACtgcacccctccacccctcagaGGAGTTACTCACTTCCAAACAGGAATCCCAGACTGCCAACACACAGCCATTCGGTGAAAATTCAATACCAGCTAGGTCCTGAGTCAGAGTTTCAAAATGCTGAAATTACACACAAAAGCTTAATAATAAAAGTGAAGGCATTTACGACATTAATTTCAGTAAAGCTGACTTTGAACAGATACTTACTTAATACCATTTACAAAAATACAAGAAGGTAATGCCAGAATTATGTTATATTCAGATCCCATGATTTTACTATTTGTGAAATGAAGCTGCTGGGAGGTGCAGCACAGGAAAGTGATGCAGACAACTAAATTGCTCCATTATGTGGCAAATTGCATAATAGCTTAAATCTAAATATTGTTTAAACTCAATCCAGATTAAGGTAGAAACTTAGGTTGTTCCAGAGTTTAAGTACGGGAAAATAACAAAATTCAGATTGCTGAAAGGCATTAATCAGAAATTTCCTACCGGCACAATACGATTTGATTTATTTGGAGTATGAGGGATAACAGTGTCACTCCTACTTAATCTATCTGTACATGATTCAAACTCTATGACTATGGTCTGgctgaaaatcacaaagagtaacaAAGACATTCTATTTTCTAGCACTACTAATGTTTATCTTAATGGACTTTTTTTTAGAAACACTTTTCTTCCAGTTGCCAATGATCTTGCACTTGGAAAAATTTCAATTTTATAAGTGTAGAAAATTTGAACTTAAAACCTGGAACAATTTTACCTGATATTTCCAGAACAGTGCACAAGAAGCAAAAATTAGGACCGGGTCATACATCTCTTAATAAGGAATAACGTGTGTGCTTTTATAAATGAAGTTAATTACCCTCAGCAGCTGCAGCTCACTGCACACAAAGATACTTATGTAATCCTTGCAGTCCCTTCTCTCGGCCAGTGCCATGTAGCGGCCATCCTTAGTGAAATCCACCCCTGAAGATCATAAACAAAAATTTAATGCATGCCTTTTATTAGATTGCCAAAATCTTAAGGTTTTATGCAATTACATGCACAAAATTCCTAAAACCCAATCACCATTATTAGCTACAACTACACGAAAGCTTTGTTAGAACTGAATGTTTTAATCACAGCTTTTAAAAGAACTTTTAATATCATTTAAAACAAGTGTTTATAAACTCAATAATATTATGCAAATGCAAAATAGATCCCCTCACATACCAAAAAGAATTCAACACAATAGCATTCAAAGACTACTTCACATTAGTCCAGAAAGTTAACCAGGCATTTCCAGGTGCATGTTCCTGAGATTATATGGTCTTCCCAGAATCATGTCAAACTGGGTACCTGCCAGTTAGGCAAATTACTCACATTCATTCTTGGGTGTCATCCCTACTTAGCTATGTACCCTAGTTCTGGGATTCCAAAACCAATTATCATGCATCAACAGCATCACAGATCAGTTTAGCTAACAAACTACAGTTGATACTTGAAGATTACTTCAAACTTgtatttttaaattctttttgGACCTACTCAAATTAACATGACTTGAAGTTTCAAATTATagcaatgcaaaaatctattcctcATTGTTATAAACTACAATGGTTCAAATAGAAAACAAAAACATTTGTCTTCTGAGAATTTGTCAAAAACCT
Coding sequences:
- the wrap73 gene encoding WD repeat-containing protein WRAP73 isoform X2 translates to MNFSELFKQSNQLCRLSPDGRYSAVCVQYRLIIRDAHTLQVLHLYTCLDQIQYVEWSADSLFLLCAMYKRGLVQVWSLEQPDWHCKIDEGSAGLLASRWSPDGRHILNTTEFHLRITVWSLCTKSVSYIKYPKACQHGVDFTKDGRYMALAERRDCKDYISIFVCSELQLLRHFETLTQDLAGIEFSPNGCVLAVWDSCLEYKVLLYSLDGRLLSTYSAYQWSLGVKSVAWSPSSQFLAIGSYDEKVIYKEVESRPDIAAGVLSLPPLATGASSLFSSESKYEICQPPVQVPIVKPDPDRANPKLGVGMIAFSPDNRFLATRNDNMPNTVWIWDAQRLKQFVVLEQISAVRSFQWDPRRARLAICTGSNKVYLWSPAGCLSVQVPAEGSFQVLSLQWHPSGDSLILMSKDQMCVCYLEPEDAS
- the wrap73 gene encoding WD repeat-containing protein WRAP73 isoform X1, whose product is MNFSELFKQSNQLCRLSPDGRYSAVCVQYRLIIRDAHTLQVLHLYTCLDQIQYVEWSADSLFLLCAMYKRGLVQVWSLEQPDWHCKIDEGSAGLLASRWSPDGRHILNTTEFHLRITVWSLCTKSVSYIKYPKACQHGVDFTKDGRYMALAERRDCKDYISIFVCSELQLLRHFETLTQDLAGIEFSPNGCVLAVWDSCLEYKVLLYSLDGRLLSTYSAYQWSLGVKSVAWSPSSQFLAIGSYDEKVRILNHVTWRMIVELEHLPIIKDSKSVIYKEVESRPDIAAGVLSLPPLATGASSLFSSESKYEICQPPVQVPIVKPDPDRANPKLGVGMIAFSPDNRFLATRNDNMPNTVWIWDAQRLKQFVVLEQISAVRSFQWDPRRARLAICTGSNKVYLWSPAGCLSVQVPAEGSFQVLSLQWHPSGDSLILMSKDQMCVCYLEPEDAS